Proteins found in one Zea mays cultivar B73 chromosome 1, Zm-B73-REFERENCE-NAM-5.0, whole genome shotgun sequence genomic segment:
- the LOC103630556 gene encoding mediator of RNA polymerase II transcription subunit 12-like isoform X2 has product MLGPPDFYPQTLNCPEETLTKDYVQYGYKETVEGIEEAREIVISQIPYFCKPDVVIKCKEALKKRLRAINESRAQKRKAGQVYGVPLSGSLLIKPGVYPEQRPCNEDTRRKWVEALAQPNKRLRSLSEHVPHGYRRKSLFEGLIRYNVPLLRATWFIKVTYLNQARPAPNSTSVVASDNQRSNQWTKDVVEYLQQILDEVCSKEGAIVPPSFKEQSSPGLAAGTNQIKMKTESSPAGDSEEPLVHFKWRYMVRLIQWHLTEELLVPSVLIEWLSNQLQERDSDDVLELLLPIILGLVDTITLSQTYVRMFVELLVRRLNVDRPKRFSVSSVIAELLRYMVLAVPDTFVSLDCFPFPSFVVPDVYGRGALLKITSGGGILCSKRRDAYRYLSCGYAVSSIQKRAHDLAAVANPSLQARGAAKVVQALDKALVTGNLSVAYFSLFNDLSDALMEERWIKEVNPCLQSSLMWIGTVELSLICSIFFLCEWATCDYRDCRASPSQNVKFTGRRDLSQIHMAVSILKNKMDEMNNLSRPKSSTRITLNKVAKGSLNDACLTAAAVDDSSGLRSNAKNVDEKKDTNDIFESPGPLHDIIVCWLDQHEVSNVAGFTRVDVLIAELIRNGIFFPQVYVRQLIISGITDKNDTMLDVERKRRHHRTLKQLPGSSLFDVLEETRTAEEQQLYEMMSTYSSERRLVLSELSCGHSFYASGRGEYTSSSCIRKQSDLPVASEGDKHGRVLEQVEDVKALLSSLLGFTYPPLVESKLCEIKTSFQESVTSTLTQVETGEAKSGCEDCMRSKGQKLDDSATPFQGFPLIQSGEEDIWWVKKGTKLQESFNVEPVQKSVKQTSRGRAKVVRKTQSLAQLAAARIEGSQGASTSHVCESKMSCPHHEPNNDGDNVKDFDHTRAANVTAIGKSLKRLRLLERRSVSSWLLKSIRQLVDGNGMTASKATNSISILPLQPDDKTASKWRLGDEELLSVLYVLDTCCDSVSGVKFLIWLLVKIRGVGSSGQPGRTYMLMRNRDHQVCQVNEALVFSSLLRYENILLATDILPDVLSALVNRNSMSATTRHPGSTAFAYVRYFLKKYRDVASVAKWEKNFRTTCDQRLLAELDNGRSIDGDLVSSSGILAGEEIDEQVRQKLNGRSSRLVQNMKEIVQRQADGIQRSLKEKKVLAGAAPRNPLTFEKEDSYQIAHDIVLGLVECIRQNGGANPDGDLSIVASAVSAIVVNAGHMIAKHLDFAGGNYQGVNSVATSLNFVRHTLLIHINSLCLLKETLGDRFSRAFEIALAVETSAAVTAAFAPPKMHRNQFQPSPEAHDAYGNHTSELSNSGKGFVGRTAKVSAAISALVVGAVVHGAVSLERMVATLKIKDGLDIMQLLRGLKSNTNGVSHPTGGFRIENSTEVSVHWFRILLGNCRTVYDGLIADILGDPYIIALSRLQRMLPLTVIFPPAYSIFAMVLWRRYIFNCEDPQLYQSFSNAINDITRHQPFREIYFRNTHRLYNLLASDVGDSKFAAMLESHSPDRNSKILPFIPLRARLFLDAIIDCNTPTIQGDGASEPCDPKDNELKLSERLMQLLDTLQPAKFHWQWVEMRLLLDEQALMEKVAAGKTTLESLRSLSPKAEGFALSDSEKGFTEVILSRLLARPDAAPLYSELVHLLGKLQESLVMDVKWILQGQDAILGRRSTRQQLVHIAQRKGLSTKAQVWKPWGWSSLLSDAIPNKTAKRKLEVTSIEEGEVVDDTVDAKRTTKTPPHSVDRSFEGIRSINKYLTEKALAELVLPCIDRSSADIRGILSVDLTKQMGAISEHIKAIALNGAKQAGSVSSGNEVPSNKSSGRRGIRGGSPNIGRRAPVGNDPSPPSASALRAALWLRLQFIIRLLPVIMADRSMRHTLASAILGLLATRMIYEDADLPLPPTNATALRRDVDSLLEPPLDVLLDRPGESLFEKLLCVLHALLGSYKPSWLKSRSASRSSIKSQRDFSAFDNEAAEGLQSALDHMELPETIRRRIQAAMPLLPPSRRPCMQCQPPQLSLAALSPLQSSTSGVGPQQKSSCVSWVPTNVSVRSKAALPSHDPETEVDPWSLLEDGTNCPPSTASGSNGSSGVTGDHANLKASSWLKGAVRVRRTELTYIGSVDDDS; this is encoded by the exons AT GCTTGGGCCACCTGACTTCTATCCACAAACACTAAACTGTCCCGAAGAGACATTAACAAAAGACTATGTACAATATGGTTATAAGGAGACTGTTGAAGGAATTGAG GAAGCAAGAGAGATTGTAATAAGTCAGATCCCATACTTCTGTAAGCCAGATGTTGTCATAAAGTGCAAGGAG GCACTAAAGAAGCGTTTAAGAGCTATCAATGAATCTCGTGCTCAAAAGAGAAAG GCCGGACAAGTTTATGGAGTTCCTCTTTCTGGATCTCTATTAATCAAGCCTGGAGTTTACCCAGAGCAAAGGCCATGTAATGAGGACACACGTAGAAAATGGGTTGAG GCCCTTGCTCAGCCAAACAAGCGACTGCGTTCATTGTCTGAGCACGTTCCTCATGGTTATCGTAGGAAATCACTTTTTGAAGGTCTCATTCGATATAATGTTCCATTACTAAGAGCAACATGGTTTATTAAAGTTACATACCTGAATCAG GCCCGACCGGCACCTAACAGTACTTCAGTAGTTGCTTCTGATAATCAACGATCTAATCAATGGACAAAGGATGTTGTTGAATATTTACAACAGATTTTGGACGAAGTTTGTTCTAAAGAGGGTGCCATTGTACCTCCATCTTTTAAAGAGCAGTCATCACCAGGACTTGCTGCTGGAACCAATCAAATAAAAATGAAAACGGAATCATCTCCAGCTGGAGACAGTGAAGAACCCTTGGTGCACTTCAAATGGCGGTATATGGTTCGCCTCATCCAATGGCATCTCACAGAAGAATTGCTTGTTCCCTCAGTACTTATCGAATGGTTATCTAACCAACTTCAG GAGAGGGATTCAGATGATGTTTTAGAGCTTCTTTTGCCTATTATACTTGGTCTGGTTGACACCATTACTCTCTCACAAACATATGTGCGCATGTTCGTGGAGCTACTAGTGAGACGTCTCAATGTCGATCGTCCAAAAAGGTTTTCAGTTTCTTCTGTTATAGCAGAGTTACTGCGATACATGGTACTTGCAGTGCCAGATACATTTGTTTCTTTGGATTGCTTTCCTTTCCCATCATTTGTGGTTCCTGATGTATATGGTAGAGGTGCTTTGTTGAAGATAACCAGTGGTGGTGGAATTTTATGTTCTAAGAGGCGTGATGCTTATCGGTATTTGTCCTGTGGTTATGCTGTTTCTTCCATTCAGAAACGTGCACATGATCTTGCAGCAGTTGCTAACCCTAGCCTTCAAGCACGTGGTGCAGCCAAAGTGGTACAGGCTTTGGACAAAGCTCTTGTCACAGGAAATTTGTCAGTGGCATATTTTTCACTCTTTAATGATTTATCTGATGCGTTAATGGAAGAAAGATGGATTAAAGAAGTGAATCCCTGTTTGCAGTCTTCTCTGATGTGGATTGGGACTGTTGAGCTATCCCTTATCTGTTCTATATTTTTCCTTTGTGAATGGGCGACATGTGATTACCGTGATTGCCGAGCATCTCCCTCTCAGAATGTGAAATTTACAGGAAGAAGAGATTTGTCTCAGATACACATGGCAGTGTCTATCTTGAAGAATAAAATGGATGAGATGAATAACTTGTCTCGTCCTAAGAGTAGTACTCGCATCACCCTTAATAAAGTTGCCAAAGGTTCTTTGAATGATGCTTGTTTGACAGCAGCTGCTGTGGATGATTCTTCTGGACTGAGAAGTAATGCAAAAAATGTTGATGAGAAGAAGGATACAAATGATATCTTTGAAAGCCCTGGTCCACTGCATGATATTATTGTGTGTTGGTTGGATCAGCATGAAGTTAGCAACGTTGCAGGTTTTACCCGGGTGGATGTTCTTATCGCGGAGCTTATCCGCAATGGTATATTTTTCCCTCAGGTTTATGTCAGGCAGCTAATTATTAGTGGAATTACTGATAAGAACGATACAATGCTGGATGTTGAAAGAAAAAGGAGGCATCACAGAACTTTGAAGCAGCTTCCTGGGTCTTCTTTATTTGATGTTCTTGAGGAAACTAGGACTGCAGAAGAGCAACAGCTATATGAGATGATGTCAACATACTCTAGTGAGCGACGCCTTGTTCTCTCAGAACTTTCATGTGGTCATTCATTTTATGCAAGTGGCAGAGGTGAGTACACTTCAAGTTCCTGCATTCGGAAGCAGAGTGATCTTCCAGTTGCATCAGAAGGTGATAAGCATGGAAGAGTGCTAGAACAAGTAGAAGATGTTAAAGCTCTTTTGTCAAGTCTGTTGGGTTTTACATATCCTCCCCTAGTGGAATCAAAACTTTGTGAAATCAAAACAAGCTTTCAAGAATCAGTAACGTCAACGCTCACACAAGTTGAGACTGGGGAAGCCAAAAGTGGATGCGAGGATTGTATGAGGTCCAAGGGGCAGAAATTGGATGACAgcgccactcctttccaagggttTCCATTGATTCAATCAGGCGAGGAGGATATTTGGTGGGTGAAGAAAGGGACAAAGTTACAAGAATCTTTCAACGTTGAACCTGTACAGAAGTCTGTTAAGCAAACTTCTAGAGGTAGGGCAAAAGTTGTTCGTAAAACACAAAGTCTTGCACAGCTTGCAGCTGCTAGAATCGAAGGTAGCCAGGGGGCATCTACTAGTCATGTTTGTGAAAGCAAGATGAGCTGTCCCCACCATGAACCTAATAACGATGGTGACAACGTCAAAGATTTTGATCACACAAGGGCAGCAAACGTGACTGCAATAGGGAAGTCACTAAAAAGACTTAGATTGCTCGAAAGACGATCTGTCTCTTCATGGTTGTTGAAATCAATAAGACAGCTTGTTGATGGAAACGGAATGACAGCTTCTAAAGCTACCAATTCTATAAGCATCCTTCCTTTGCAGCCTGATGATAAAACTGCATCCAAATGGAGGCTAGGTGATGAAGAACTGCTGTCAGTTCTCTATGTACTGGATACATGCTGTGATTCAGTCTCTGGAGTGAAGTTCCTCATATGGTTACTAGTGAAAATTCGTGGAGTGGGCTCCTCAGGTCAACCTGGGAGGACTTATAtgcttatgaggaacagagatcaCCAAGTTTGTCAGGTCAACGAGGCACTTGTGTTCTCATCTCTGCTTAG GTATGAGAACATACTTCTTGCGACCGACATCTTGCCTGATGTTCTAAGTGCTTTAGTGAACAGAAATTCTATGTCAGCAACTACCAGGCATCCTGGTTCAACAGCTTTTGCTTATGTTCGATATTTTTTGAAGAAATATAGAGATGTGGCTAGTGTGGCCAAGTGGGAGAAAAACTTTCGGACCACTTGTGATCAACGCCTGTTAGCTGAGCTTGATAATGGGCGGTCCATTGATGGTGATTTGGTATCTTCTTCGGGTATTTTAGCAGGCGAGGAGATTGATGAGCAGGTCCGCCAAAAGTTGAATGGAAGGAGTTCAAGACTCGTGCAGAATATGAAAGAGATAGTGCAACGGCAAGCTGATGGAATTCAGCGCAGTTTAAAGGAAAAGAAAGTTCTTGCAGGCGCAGCACCCAGGAATCCACTCACTTTTGAGAAAGAAGATAGTTATCAAATTGCACATGACATTGTTTTGGGCTTAGTAGAATGCATCAGGCAAAATGGGGGTGCAAATCCAGATGGAGACCTTTCAATAGTTGCTTCTGCTGTTTCTGCAATCGTTGTGAATGCTGGGCATATGATAGCAAAACATTTGGATTTTGCAGGAGGAAACTATCAAGGTGTTAATTCTGTGGCTACTTCGCTAAATTTTGTTCGGCACACTTTACTTATTCACATAAATTCTCTTTGCTTACTAAAAGAAACTCTTGGAGATCGCTTCAGCCGTGCCTTTGAAATAGCTCTGGCGGTTGAAACTTCTGCAGCTGTTACAGCAGCTTTTGCTCCTCCAAAGATGCACCGCAATCAGTTTCAACCATCTCCTGAGGCCCATGATGCATATGGAAATCATACAAGTGAGCTCAGCAACTCAGGGAAAGGTTTTGTTGGGAGAACTGCAAAAGTATCTGCTGCTATTTCTGCTCTTGTTGTGGGGGCTGTTGTTCATGGAGCTGTTAGCCTTGAGCGGATGGTTGCTACTCTAAAAATAAAAGATGGTCTGGATATTATGCAGCTTTTGAGAGGTTTGAAATCAAATACGAATGGTGTATCCCATCCTACTGGAGGTTTTAGGATTGAAAATTCCACGGAAGTTTCGGTACATTGGTTTAGGATTTTATTGGGGAACTGCAGAACTGTCTATGATGGGCTTATTGCAGATATTCTTGGAGATCCATACATTATTGCACTCTCAAGGTTGCAGCGGATGCTTCCTCTAACTGTAATTTTTCCTCCAGCCTACTCAATTTTTGCCATGGTTCTTTGGAGACGATATATTTTTAACTGTGAAGATCCACAACTTTATCAGTCTTTTTCAAATGCAATAAACGATATTACCAGACATCAGCCTTTTCGAGAGATCTACTTCCGTAATACACATCGGCTGTATAATCTTCTGGCTTCTGATGTTGGTGATTCGAAGTTTGCAGCAATGCTTGAAAGTCATAGTCCGGACCGGAATTCAAAAATATTGCCATTTATACCTCTCCGTGCACGCCTTTTTCTGGACGCTATTATTGATTGCAACACACCAACTATTCAGGGGGATGGTGCTTCAGAGCCTTGTGATCCCAAAGATAATGAACTAAAGCTTTCAGAGAGGCTTATGCAACTTCTTGATACTCTTCAACCTGCAAAATTTCACTGGCAATGGGTTGAGATGAGGCTTCTTTTAGATGAACAGGCTCTTATGGAAAAAGTTGCAGCAGGCAAGACAACACTTGAATCACTTCGGTCATTATCCCCTAAAGCTGAGGGTTTTGCCCTTTCTGATAGTGAGAAAGGATTTACTGAAGTCATTCTATCAAGGCTACTTGCTAGACCTGACGCTGCTCCTCTGTATTcagaacttgtccaccttcttggaaagcttcaaGAGTCACTTGTTATGGATGTAAAATGGATTCTACAAGGGCAAGATGCTATTCTTGGGCGCAGGTCAACAAGACAACAGCTTGTTCATATTGCCCAACGAAAAGGTCTTTCAACAAAGGCACAGGTTTGGAAACCATGGGGTTGGTCCAGCTTGCTTAGCGATGCCATTCCTAATAAAACTGCAAAAAGGAAGTTGGAAGTCACATCAATTGAGGAAGGAGAAGTTGTGGATGACACTGTTGATGCTAAAAGGACTACCAAGACTCCCCCTCATAGTGTTGATAGAAGCTTTGAAGGGATTAGATCGATAAATAAATATTTAACTGAGAAAGCCCTTGCTGAATTAGTATTGCCTTGCATCGACAGAAGTTCTGCTGATATCCGTGGTATACTTTCTGTTGATTTGACCAAACAGATGGGGGCTATTAGTGAACATATCAAAGCAATAGCATTGAATGGTGCTAAACAAGCTGGTTCAGTTTCTTCAGGAAATGAAGTGCCATCGAACAAATCAAGTGGCCGTAGAGGAATTCGAGGTGGAAGCCCAAACATTGGTAGAAGAGCTCCGGTTGGTAATGACCCAAGTCCTCCTTCGGCTTCTGCTCTGCGGGCAGCGTTGTGGTTACGCCTCCAGTTCATCATTAGGTTGCTTCCAGTAATCATGGCAGATAG GAGCATGAGACATACGCTTGCTTCTGCAATTCTAGGCCTGCTTGCAACGCGCATGATTTATGAAGATGCAGATTTGCCCCTTCCTCCTACCAACGCAACTGCTTTAAGGCGGGATGTGGATTCCTTGCTGGAACCTCCCCTGGATGTCCTGCTTGACCGGCCTGGCGAAAGCCTTTTTGAGAAGCTTTTATGCGTTCTCCATGCACTGCTTGGTAGCTACAAACCAAGTTGGCTGAAGTCAAGGTCAGCCTCTAGGTCGTCAATTAAAAGCCAACGAGATTTCTCAGCATTTGATAACGAAGCAGCCGAGGGCTTACAG TCCGCGTTGGACCACATGGAATTGCCTGAAACAATCAGGCGGAGGATCCAAGCAGCCATGCCTCTTCTTCCACCATCCAGGCGCCCTTGTATGCAATGCCAACCTCCGCAGTTGTCGTTGGCTGCATTATCACCACTCCAGAGCAGTACCTCTGGTGTAGGTCCTCAACAGAAAAGTTCTTGTGTGAGTTGGGTGCCCACTAACGTATCAGTCAGAAGCAAGGCAGCATTGCCTTCTCATGACCCTGAAACGGAGGTAGATCCATGGAGCTTGCTGGAAGATGGCACAAACTGCCCCCCCTCCACAGCATCTGGAAGCAATGGCTCGAGTGGAGTGACGGGAGACCATGCTAATCTGAAAGCTTCCAGCTGGCTTAAGGGTGCCGTGAGGGTGAGGAGGACAGAACTGACCTACATTGGGTCTGTAGATGACGACAGCTGA